Proteins encoded in a region of the Pelmatolapia mariae isolate MD_Pm_ZW linkage group LG16_19, Pm_UMD_F_2, whole genome shotgun sequence genome:
- the LOC134645043 gene encoding protein FAM163A-like: MSAGTIVITGGILAGVILLCIVAVLCYCRLQYYCCKKNDSEVDVASMAGPDPLSHFPCNACNALAMDGTAITPVSLDQLDSGSHRCPSCSPYTLRSGLTDDMRNGGERLGFHTYYENPSVSLPLSVHPQSSSPLSYCSPSDTFPPPPRSYSTDV; encoded by the exons ATGTCAGCGGGAACTATTGTCATAACCGGAGGAATACTTGCTGGAGTGATACTGCTGTGCATTGTAGCAGTTCTCTGTTACTGTAGACTCCAG TATTACTGCTGTAAGAAAAATGATTCTGAGGTGGACGTGGCCTCCATGGCAGGACCGGATCCTCTCTCTCACTTTCCGTGCAACGCCTGCAACGCCCTCGCCATGGACGGCACTGCCATCACCCCCGTCTCTCTGGATCAGCTGGATTCGGGTTCTCACCGCTGCCCCAGCTGTTCACCATACACCCTGCGCTCGGGACTCACAGACGACATGCGTAATGGAGGGGAGCGTCTCGGCTTCCATACTTACTACGAGAACCCGTCTGTATCTCTTCCCCTGTCGGTTCACCCTCAGAGCTCCTCCCCTCTGAGCTACTGCAGTCCCTCGGACACGTTTCCTCCCCCGCCGCGCTCCTACAGCACTGACGTCTGA